One part of the Accipiter gentilis unplaced genomic scaffold, bAccGen1.1, whole genome shotgun sequence genome encodes these proteins:
- the LOC126037000 gene encoding uncharacterized protein LOC126037000: MHAQAERGVQADGGARTEGLTEVAEQTPLVLPVQPSAPAEPPGYPWEEFERERERAREEEREKDRQLIQEAEEPVAEQRRREKERQRLEEAERAVMKGSEKEQAEEGAVPLYDPEDWVPGRVLRTAPQAHPKMAPTSAFSPDVSPEVGRGGARPKEGGRKVRTPPLTRVAEEEESGPDSIEGSAQRLEEAWQLVGGHRCRPPHAAVKQKAISGCEAQSAAASETATPMSLIPVSGPAADPLQMLQRVVEEIQEQVKQQRQLLQAAGEQKGVPDSPKITLPDWKIVAKECVMDGIRFEGPPLVCPVRAGPGGVGVEWSPLDSKLLQQVKKAVDEYGLGHPMTGSLLDVVFSGSLTPWDSRQFCSMILTPTFFLIWKEAWTNKLQAALVEAQQERPNPLPHSSVQRLRGSDPGQLTPQQQAGQLTPRELTTSTRAARAALTAVAPLMTPKEPWTKIKQGVAEEFPKFCDRLQGAIEQAHLPDSAKGPVLLECVRQQANETAKAILRTVPLGASLGVMVEAVLKKQREVPDSVVQSVVAAVRAPELKGSPGQVVCYRCGRKGHKRDQCKAEKRESGGPPGPCWKCGLTGHLAKTCQAGNGFRGRQRGMPPPTSQEPRNASSATAMEQSRNPKWPWC; this comes from the coding sequence atgcacgcgcaggcggagcggggcgtgcaggcggatgggggggcacggacagaagggctgacggaggtagcggagcagacgcctctggtgctcccagtgcagccgtcggcaccggccgaaccaccgggatacccttgggaggagtttgaacgggagcgtgaacgggcgagagaggaggagcgggagaaagatcgacagttaattcaggaggcagaggaacccgtggcggagcaaaggagacgggagaaggagaggcagagactagaggaggcggagagggcggtgatgaagggatcggaaaaggagcaggcagaggagggagcggttcccctgtatgatccggaggattgggtgccgggacgtgttttgcgaaccgcgccacaagctcaccctaagatggcgccgacatccgccttctccccggatgtctctccggaggtcgggagaggcggagcacggccaaaggaaggaggaaggaaagtcaggacaccccctcttacgcgcgtagcggaagaggaagagagtggtccggactcaatcgaggggtcggctcaacggttagaggaggcgtggcaactggtgggcggacaccgctgtcgtccgccgcacgcagcggtaaaacaaaaggctatctccggctgtgaggcgcagtcggcagcagccagtgaaacggcaacgcctatgtctttaatacctgtgtccggcccagctgcagatccgctgcagatgctgcagcgggtagtagaggagatacaggagcaggtgaagcaacagcggcagctgctacaagcagctggggaacagaaaggagttcccgattcaccaaagatcacgttgccagactggaaaattgtagcaaaggaatgtgttatggacggcatacgctttgaaggaccccctttagtttgcccagtccgagctggtccaggtggtgtgggggtggagtggtctccgttagatagcaagcttttacaacaagtgaagaaggccgtggatgaatacggcttaggacatcccatgacaggctctcttttagatgtggttttttccggttcactgactccctgggattcgcgacagttttgcagtatgattttgactcccactttttttttgatttggaaagaagcttggacaaataaGTTGCAGgcggcactagttgaggcccaacaagaaaggcccaacccattacctcattcgtcagtacagcgtctgcgagggtcagaccctggtcagctgacgccgcagcaacaggcgggacaacttacacctagggaattaacaacgtcgacgcgggcggcgcgtgcagccttgacagctgttgcacccctgatgactccaaaggagccatggacgaaaatcaagcaaggggtagcggaggaatttccaaaattttgcgaccggttacagggagccatagagcaggcgcatctccctgattcagctaaaggaccagtattgttggagtgtgttagacagcaggcgaatgaaactgcAAAAGCGATCTTACGaactgtgcctctgggggcatcccttggagtgatggtagaggcagtattgaaaaagcagcgggaggttcctgattcagtggtacagtcagttgtggctgcagtaagggctccggagctaaaaggtagccccggacaggtggtttgctaccgttgtggtcgcaaagggcataagagagatcaatgcaaagcagagaagcgtgagtcaggaggtcctccggggccttgttggaaatgcggactaacaggacatctggcaaagacctgccaagcgggaaacggctttcgggggagacagcggggcatgcctccccccacctcacaagagccccgcaacgcatcctccgcaacggcgatggaacagtcacggaaccccaagtggccttggtgttag